ctctatgtccctgattctgtttctgtttcatagataggttcatttgtgtcatattttatattccacatataagtgatatcatatggtatttgtctttctctttgtgacttacttcacttagtatgataacctctagttgcatccatgttgctgcaaatggcattatttcattctttttcatagctgagtagtattccattgtgtatatgtactcCATTAgcctcattctttttgatggctgcatAGTATCCGATTGCCTAGATGTGCCGTAATCTATTTACCCAGCCCTACACTGATGATCTGGTTTGGTTATCTCACTATTAAGCAATGCCACAGTGAATATCTCTTTGTGTATCCCTTTGTACACATATGTGAACATTTCTCTCAGATATAtatctgagatatatatatatatatatatatatctcaggaTATATCTCTCAGATATATCCCAAGAACTAAAACTAGAGAATCAAAGGGTGTAAGCATTTCAGCCTGTGCTGGATATTGTCAGATTGCCCTCTAGTAAGGTTTACTCACATACCCACCAACAGGCTGGTCTCAGAGCTGGCAGGaatgttcattcttttcatgtaCATATTGGGCCTCAGGACTTTTTCTTTCATGCCTGACCTCGTTTTTTTCATTTGGGTGTATATCTTTGTCCTATTGCTTTGAAAGAGCTCTTTAcatattaaatatcttatttctttctcttatgtTGCAGTGttcctctctttgtcttttaactttgctCATGGGATATTTTGGTGtacagaaatttttcatttttatgtagtcaATTCTGGTTTAGTGAATTATTTAGTTAAGTTCTAGACCTTAGGTTTCAGTCCCTTGGCTTAGCctggagtgtttttttttgtttgtttgtttgtttgggtttttttttttgcggtatgtgggcctctcactgttgtggcctctcccgttgcgaagcacaggctccggacacgcaggctcaacagccatggctcacgggcccagccactccacggcatgtgggatcttcccggaccggggcatgaacccgtgtcccctgcatcggcaggcggaccctcaaccactgtgccaccagggaagcccagcctggaGTGTTTTATAAGTGTCCTCAACAAACAAGCGTACAGATCCAATCTTCCTCTCAAAGTGGGGTGCTTCCAAAGCTGCAACATAAAGTCCTATTCCTGCACTTCAACTggcatgaccttgggaaagtcattttctttctctggctcACTGTTTTTCTACCAGTCAAATGGTGGGGATCAAATAATACCTCTTTtgcaaggctgccaagaggattagATGGCACAAAAGTACTACTTAAACTTAGAGGGAGGTGTTTAAAGTGTGGAGTTCCTGCTATTTTGAGGGCTCTGTTGCACTGTGCTCCACGAAGGCATACACTCTGTCTGGTTTCCCACTGATCCCAGCCCTGGATgctgggcctggcacagagcaggctttATGGCATGTGCTGGCGATGGAGATGAAAGAACTCACCCCACAGGAACTGACTCTGCCCCAAGGCTTGCTGCTGGAAGATGCTAGAATTGCCTGGATGCATCTGAGTGGGAGGGTGGGCCCAGGCTGAACCAGGCCGCTGACCCCTGCTGTCCCGGCAGGGTTATCCACCCCTGACGAAGATCCTGGCCAGTTTCTTCGGGAAGTTGCTGGGACAGGACATAGACCCGCTCAAGAACGTGCTGGTGACTGTGGGTGCCTATGGGGCCCTGTTCACAGCCTTCCAGGCCCTGGTGGACGAAGGAGACGAGGTGAGTGGGCAAGGccagggctgggtgggggtgAAGGGTCAGGGTGGTGCCGACCCCAGCCAATCTGATCCTTGTACCAGGTCATCATCATCGAGCCTTTTTTTGACTGTTATGAGCCCATGACATTGATGGCAGGGGGTCGCCCTGTGTTTGTGTCCCTGAAGCTGGTAAGGATGCTGGTCGGGGTGTGGGTGGGCAGAGGGGTCCAAGGAGTGTGCTGGGTTGAACCCTGGGAggtgggaaagaaggaaggaagtgcaGGAGGGCAGTTTCTCCAGGATGAGGAGAGGGGTGTCCAGAGCCCGAGAGGAGAGACAGTGGGGAGAGATGCCTGGGGGGAGGAAGGCTGACTTTCTAGAGATGAAAGTCATGTGGGTAAGTATTgccaccccctcccacctcctcttgcAGAGCCCCAACCAGGATGGGGAACTGGATTCCAGCAGCAACTGGCAGCTGGACCCCACGGAGCTGGCCAGCAAGTTCACATCTCGCACTAAAGCCCTTATCCTCAACACACCCAACAACCCCCTGGGAAAGGTACCTGAGAGACCTCCTCTGGGGACCCCTCCAGATTGGCTCACGTCCCTGCTCTGTTACTCTTGTGCTGCcatggggcctcagtttctttgtctgtgaagTGGGAGGACTACCTGCGATGGGCTCTGAGGACCGAAGCTCCCAGAGgtcccagggcctggggcagggatcCCCAGGGAAGGTATCAGGCCTCGGGTGGTGGAGCGGGCTGGACATCTCCATGACTTCCCCATGAACCTGGGCCAGTGACTTCACCTCTCCAGTTTTTCGTCTGGAAAATGGGAACATGACAGAACTGATGTGAAGGAAGACCCAGGCTTCCACCTGTGTCTCTCCTTTACTGTCACACCATTATCACACTCAAAACGCTTCTGACACCagatatgtgggtttttttcccacacTAAGTAATTATGTGAGACCAGCTGGGTGTCCCACAAGTCAactcaatttaattcaattctgacactgtctacctggagatggcgtcagatcccacaggttaagggctcagtctcacaagtctgccccccaccccactccagacaccaatcacaagtcgaggttgtcacctgtgctgcTGACCTATGGTTGTAAATCTGAGGTgcccacaaccccctcctcggttcaattaatttgctagagtggctcacaggaCTCAGGGAAACACCTACTTAcagttaccagtttattaaaggatacgataaaggatacagatgaacaaccTGATGAAGAGACATGTAGGGCGAGGTCTGGGAGGTTCCCGAGCACAGgtgcttctgtccctgtggagctGGGGTGTGTCAAGCTCCTGGTACCTGGATGTGCTCACCCACCTgcaagctctctgaaccctgtcctattgggatttttatggaggcttcaattatcaactccatttccagcccctctgccctctcTGGAGAAAATTCCAAACTTCCAATATGGCTTCGTCTTTCTGATGATCAGCCCCAATCCAAGAGCCCACTTagagttgcctcattagaacaaaaatgCTTctagtgctcttttttttttttaatttatttatttttggctgcagtgggtctttgttgttgcgtgcaggctttctctagttgcagcgagtgggggctactctttgttgcggtgcatgggcttctcattgtggtggcttctcttgttgcggagcacaggctctaggtgtgcgagcttcagtagctgcagcactcgggctccgtagttgtggcatgcgggccctagagcatgtgcgcttcagtagttgtggcatgtgggctcagtagttgtggctcacgggctctagagcttaggttcagtagttgtggcgcacgggcttagttgctctgtggcatgtgggatcttcccggaccagggctcgaacctgtgtcccccacactggcaggcggattcttttttttttttttggttataaatttatttatttatttatttattgctgtgttggatcttcgttgctgtgcacgggctttctctagttgcggcgagcagtggctactctttgttgccatgcgcgggcttctcattacggtggcttctcttgttgtggttgtggagcacaggttctaggcgtgtggtcttcagtagttgtggcacggggactcagtagttgtggcttacgggccctagagcacaggctcagtagttgtggtgcacaggcttagttgctccgtggcatgtgggatctgcccagaccagggattgaaggcaggcggattcttaaccactgcgccaccagggaagtccacttctagtgctcttatcacttaggaatttaCAAGAGTTTCCAGAGCCCTGTGTCTAGGTCAGGATCAAAGagcaaatattagaacaaaagatgtttCTAGTGCTCTTACCACTTAGTaatttacaagggttttaggagttctgtgccaggaattggggcagatatatatatgtgtgtgtgtgtgtgtgtgtgtgtgtgtgtgtgtgtgtgtgtgtgtgtgtgtgtgtgtgtgtgtatacatatatacatacatatatatgtatgtacacacacacacacacacacacacacacacacacacacacacatatatgtgtgtgtattttctgttATCTCACAACCAACTTCACAGGGTCACTGTTGCAGGGATAGGATGGGACAGAAAAGCCCTCAGCACCGGCTCTGGCCCTGTCTGTTCATCTCTCTAAGCAGGCCTCTCTGTTTGGGGATGGTCCCTGCAGGTGTTCTCCAGGGCAGAACTGGAGCTGGTGGCCAGCCTGTGCCAGCAGCATGACGTGGTGTGTATCACCGACGAGGTCTACCAGTGGCTGGTCTATGACGGGTGCCAGCACGTCAGCATCGGTGAGCCGAGCCGGCCAGGGTGCCCCCGTTCCCCTGGACATTTGTGGCAGGGCCTTGAGCCCAGTCTGGGTGTCAGCGCAGGCCTGTTGATTAGGACCGAGGAGTCTAGACCCCCACAGGTCAGGTGACCTGGGgcagtgacttcacctctctgaggacAGGGGAACACATGGCATCTGCCTCCCAGGGTTGTCATGAGGGTGAGCTCAAATAAGTCGTGGGAGTAGCTTAGCACATGGTGGAGTCTGGAGCGTTGAGAGCCTGAGTGCCTGCTGGGGtccagcccccacccctcccctgcccccacccccatctcagcAGCTGCTTTCTTTGGCCTTGGGCAGCCAccctccctggcatgtgggaacGCACCCTGACCATTGGCAGCGCTGGCAAGACCTTTAGCGCCACAGGCTGGAAGGTGAGTCAACGAGGGCGGGGGTGAACCCCCCCTCTACAATCCTTGGTAGGCGAGTCTGGCCTGGAAATCCAGAAGGGGTTTGGTCAGGCCCCGAAGAGCCTCACCTCCTACCTATGTTGCTGGTCCAGGTGGGCTGGGTCCTAGGCCCGGAGAGTCTGCTGAAGCACCTGCGCACCGTGCACCAGAACTCCATCTTCCACTGTCCCACACAGGCCCAGGtgaggggggggggaggggggggggcaAGAAAGGAGTTCGGGCTGGCTCCAAGGTCAGGTCACACCTGACCTGCTTGTCCCTCCGCCCTCCCCAGGCTGCAGTAGCCCAGAGCTTTCAGCGGGAGCAACTGCACTTCGGCCAACCCAGCAGCTACTTTGTGCAGCTCCCACAGGCCATACAGCGCTGCCGAGACCACATGATACAGAGCCTGAAGTCTGTAGGCCTGAGGCCCGTGATCCCCCAGGGCAGCTACTTCCTCATCACAGACATCTCGGAATTCAGTGAGTGGGACTGGCCGGGCTGGGCCAGGTACAGGGCCCTGGAGGCTGCTCAGGGCTCAGCCTGGCCTCTGTCCCCCAGAGAGCAAGATGCCCAACTTGCCTGGAGCTGCAGATGAGCCTTACGACAGACGCTTTGTCAAGTGGATGATCAAGAACAAGGTGGGCTGGGCCTCTGCCAGGGCCGCTGTGTATGTTTTACAGGCTGTGCACTGCTAAGGGTGCCTGACCAGGGGGCTGATGCGCCAAAGTCCAGCCAGTCCTCTGCCTTGAGCCGTGGCACAGGGTTGCATCCACTTCAAGGAATGGGAAGCCTGTTTTCAGTTTGCTCAAATATGCCTTGTGGGCTGGCAGGAATTCTTGCCCTCTCAGGGcttcagtcttcccatctgtacAGTGAGGAGCTGGCCCATTAACTCTGAGGTCCATCCAGCTCAGAGCTACGACTCTaagacttatttcttttttttgcttgtttgtggcgttttttttgttttggccatgccacatggtttacaggatcttagttccccgaccagggattgaacccgcgccctcagcagtgaaagcgcagagtcctaaccactggaccatcagggaattccctaagacTTATTTATTCTATGGCTCTGCCCTGACCTGCCTGGCTTGGAATGATGATTTGGGATGCTTTTCCTCTGACCTTGATGCAGCACTGGGAGGTGCTGCACTGAACTAATTTTCCTTCTCCTGTCTCATCACGGAACATCTCTGACCCCCTGGAGCCCCCCAGAGGCCTGCTGGGCTGTGGGGCCGCTGAGACATGGGCTTCCTCCTCCACAGGGCTTGATGGCCATCCCGGTCTCCATCTTCTACAGCGTGCCACATCAGAAGCTCTTTGACCACTATATCCGCTTCTGTTTCATGAAGGTAAAggacaggcctgggggagggaagacCTCCCCAAGCCTCCCCATGCCTCCTgcgggtgtggggagaggggtagGACCAATCTGTGTTGGTGCAGGATGAATCCACGCTCCAGGCCATGGACAAGAAGCTACAGAAGTGGAAGGATGACCTCAGGCCCTGACATCACCCCCTGGGCCCTGCATTGCCTGCTCCCTGCACACTCTGCAGGGCTCTGTCTTTGTCCAGGTTTCAGCCATTCCCAGGTTGGGGGTAGATGGTACTGGAGGATCTCTTCTCTGTAACACAGAATAACCTCAGGGAAGAGCCCCCCTTTTGGTCTTGGGACAGTCAGGAGCACTTCCCCATGGCGCATAGCTGTGTTCCTGTTGCAGAGGTGAAGGAGGCCTGACCGGGGCCTCTCCCTGGTCCTCCCTGTGCTGGGCTATATGGTCTTGGGTCCCCTCTGGCCTCCCCAGACTCACCTGGGACTCAGAGGGCAGAGTTCAATAATGTACTGACCTTGGGTCTCAGCACTGGCCCCAGCCTTGCACTGGCCCCAGCCTTGCATTGGCCCCAGCCAGGCCTCAGGCATCCCTCCCTTTCCTTATCTAAGCTTGATTTTGGAAAGTTGCCCTTAGGCTTGACTCTTCAAGCCAGTACTTTTGCCCATAATAAAGTTTTAAGTTATTCAGACTGTTATTGGCTGCTTCTCTCTGCTTCACACCCTGGTGCTGATTGCAGATGGGGGCTTAGTCAGAATGGAAGGCAACTCccacctccctgaacctcagatCCCAGACTCTCTTTGTACAAATGTGTTTTGAGGCCCAAAGAAGGGCAGGGACTTGGACCTTGTCTGAGGCCACCCAGTTAGTTAATGGTAAAACCAGGCCTAGGGGCTCAGATGGTATGTGTTAccgttggtggtggtggtggtggtggtggtggtggtggtggtggtgtgtgtgtgtgtgtgtgtgatgggggccTCAGTTGAGTGTCTCACAGGGAAGACTCGGACAGTCACACCCCACAGGGATCAGAGTCCAGGCCAGGATTGCCAGGGATTACATAATTAGACAGAAGGGGAAAGGAATGTTTCCCCTAACATTTACTGCTCACCCCTGTATGCCGGGCACTTGGATGTGCACCATCTCATTAAAGGACCCTCTGAGACAGGAGTTActgcctccattttacaggtgaggaaaccgctTTGGAGGTGAGGGGACTTACCTGAGGCCATCCAGCTGGTAAAAGGTAGAAATGAGATTTGATCCCAGGGGTGGGCCTCCCACTGGAAAGCAACGCAACTCCTGAAATCATTTGGAAGGTGGTGCTGGGGAATTGTCTTGAAGTTGCATTTGCATAGCAAGCTCATGGGTTTTGCTCATATCACATATTTAATTGGGGAGCTGATGGAAACATATAGGATAATAAAATACAgttggtctttgtccctggttcctggcacagagctcctaaaacccttgtaatttcatGAGTGTTAgtagtgtcttttgttattcaaaaTGAACCCCttcaaccatgtgattagagggtcaGAACTTTCAGCCTCAAACCCAGACctcagagagggaaaagggaCTGGACATTGAGTTCAGTCCCATGGCTAATGATTTAATCAGACGTGCATATGTAATAAAATCCCACATAAAAACCCTGAATCACTGAGGCTCAAGGACCTTCTGGGCTGGTGAACACATCGATGCGCTGGTAGGGTGGCCCatccggagagggcatggaaccTCTGCACCCCCCTCTCCCAAGACCTTCGTCTATGtacctcttccatttggctgcTCCTGGGTTGTTATCTTCTCTAATGAAACTCTAATTGTAAGTATAGCACTTTCCTGAGGGCTGTGAATTGTTTCAGCAAATTATTGAATCTGGGGGGTGGTCATGGAAATGCCGGAATTTGTAGTCGGCCAGGCAGAAGTGGGGGTGGCTGGTGACCCCACTTGCTGCTGACATCTGAAGTGGGagacagtcttgtgggactgataCCTTAACCTATGAGGTCTGTGCCAACTTGTCAGAATTTAATTGAAGTGTAGGACACCCACTTGGTGTGAGAATTGCTGTTTGGAACATACTTGGTGTTATGACAggacactttcctttttttttttttttttaatttttaaaattatttattttttggccaggcggcacatgggatctcagttcccagaccagggatccaacctgcaccccctgcattggaagtgcagagtcttaaccactggaccaccagggaagtcccaggacacttcttcctttcccaacTATGACTTTGTGATACTATCACTGCTCCAAAGTCAAGATTGTGAAACAAAATAACAACTCGGAGGCTCAGGGTTGGAGCCCCTTTGCCATACTACACATAGCCTGATGATAAGCAAGTCCTCAATGGGGTAAACCCGTAGATTTCTTGGATAGAACCACCCTGACCAAAGGTTTCATGTCTCATGAACCAATCCAGAATCTGCCCATAACTCAAATCTGTGGCTCTACAGAGCTTCCAGATCTTAGACTGAGTAACCTCAGCCAACCCGAGATGCAGAAATGACTTTGCCTTTCATTCAGATACGGGAGAGCGGGGAATGGTGAAACAAACACAAGCCCTGTAATGTTAACACACACTCTGAACTAGAAATGAATCTCTCCTCTACTAGGTTGTAAACTCCAGATCAGTATCTGCTTTCCCTACCATTGTGTCCCTGGCGGTTAGCACAGGGAGTTCCAGCCTCAAAATAGGAtctgcttgataaatatttgttgattgaatgaatacTGACTcaaatctattatttaaaaaagaaagtgtatcTCATTCCTTGCCGGTaggaatgcaaactggtataaCCGCTTTGGAAGACAGCTcggccatttctttttcatttatttatttatttggctgcgccgggtgtTAGTcacggcacacaggatcttcgtcgccacgtgtgggatcttttagttgcggcatgcgaactcttagttgcagcatgtgggatctagttccctgagcagggattgaacccgggccccctgcattgggagcac
This region of Delphinus delphis chromosome 6, mDelDel1.2, whole genome shotgun sequence genomic DNA includes:
- the KYAT1 gene encoding kynurenine--oxoglutarate transaminase 1 isoform X1; amino-acid sequence: MALGGMFRNAAAIYLHLVGPFRGKKSGASLARCLHQTLVMTKQLQARRLNGIDHNPWVEFVKLASEADVVNLGQGFPDFAPPDFAVEAFQHAVSGDFMLNQYTKAFGYPPLTKILASFFGKLLGQDIDPLKNVLVTVGAYGALFTAFQALVDEGDEVIIIEPFFDCYEPMTLMAGGRPVFVSLKLSPNQDGELDSSSNWQLDPTELASKFTSRTKALILNTPNNPLGKVFSRAELELVASLCQQHDVVCITDEVYQWLVYDGCQHVSIATLPGMWERTLTIGSAGKTFSATGWKVGWVLGPESLLKHLRTVHQNSIFHCPTQAQAAVAQSFQREQLHFGQPSSYFVQLPQAIQRCRDHMIQSLKSVGLRPVIPQGSYFLITDISEFKSKMPNLPGAADEPYDRRFVKWMIKNKGLMAIPVSIFYSVPHQKLFDHYIRFCFMKDESTLQAMDKKLQKWKDDLRP
- the KYAT1 gene encoding kynurenine--oxoglutarate transaminase 1 isoform X2, which encodes MTKQLQARRLNGIDHNPWVEFVKLASEADVVNLGQGFPDFAPPDFAVEAFQHAVSGDFMLNQYTKAFGYPPLTKILASFFGKLLGQDIDPLKNVLVTVGAYGALFTAFQALVDEGDEVIIIEPFFDCYEPMTLMAGGRPVFVSLKLSPNQDGELDSSSNWQLDPTELASKFTSRTKALILNTPNNPLGKVFSRAELELVASLCQQHDVVCITDEVYQWLVYDGCQHVSIATLPGMWERTLTIGSAGKTFSATGWKVGWVLGPESLLKHLRTVHQNSIFHCPTQAQAAVAQSFQREQLHFGQPSSYFVQLPQAIQRCRDHMIQSLKSVGLRPVIPQGSYFLITDISEFKSKMPNLPGAADEPYDRRFVKWMIKNKGLMAIPVSIFYSVPHQKLFDHYIRFCFMKDESTLQAMDKKLQKWKDDLRP